One genomic region from Bufo bufo chromosome 3, aBufBuf1.1, whole genome shotgun sequence encodes:
- the NUP98 gene encoding nuclear pore complex protein Nup98-Nup96 isoform X3 has product MFNKSFGTPFGGGTGAFGATSTFGQTAPGFGTSTATGFGPSTFGTINNTGGLFGSTQNKPGGLFGTGTFNQTATPSTNTGFGFGTSTGTTNSLFGATNTGGGLFSSQSNAFGQTKPSTFSSFGTGTNSTSLFGSTQTTANPFGGTSSTLFGTSTFSAAPTGTTIKFNAPSGTDTMAKGGVTTNISTKHQCITAMKEYESKSLEELRLEDYQANRKGPQNPVAAATGTSLFGASTATSSAPTGLFGATPSSSNFSFGNKNAFGQTTSTFGANTGGLFGQPAAQPATSLFNKPFGQATTTQNTGFSFGNTNTLGQASTMGLFGSTQPTQSTGLFGTSTSTNAGSAFGAGAGLFGQTNATPFGGVGSSTLFNTKPAGFGTTTTSAPAFGTASGGLFGFGANNTGSSLFGNKTAPGTLGAGLGTGFGQGLNTGQTSLFGSNQPKLGGTLGTGTFGSTGFNAANAGLGFGGPQAPVALADPNAAAQQLVLQQQLTALAYSPYGDSPLFRNPISDPKKKEERLKPTNPAAQKALTTPTHYKLTPRPATKVRPKALQTAGTAKTQLFDGLDDDEPSLSSGAFMPRKSIKKLVLKNLNISNLASPSRSEQDEASSPARYPENDDGVHEHNGPEVDGHDEVSEFYPPPPSKLLPQSLEKKRMNSGMDDTIVALNMRNALRNSLDGSAEESSLTEEDILHDVPPHPAGIVLTREGYYTIPSMEELAKMIDEDGKCFVEGFTVGRRGYGSIYFEGLVDLTNLNLDEIVHVRNKEVIVYTDDGNKPPVGEGLNRAAEVTLNEVWPIDKTTRSLIKSPERLEEMNYKSKLEAASRKQGAQFKEYRPETGSWVFKVKHFSKYGLQDSDEEEEDATSTAETKKMKAAALPPPGQQPPQQQAVLTGRPTPPPQSLAEEELGRVWSAVPSSGQVANPLVCTVRAWRRRSWGGCGLQCPLVVRWLTLCCLFC; this is encoded by the exons ATGTTCAATAAATCCTTCGGGACTCCTTTTGGAGGTGGCACTGGAGCTTTTGGAGCAACATCAACTTTCGGCCAAA CAGCTCCTGGTTTCGGTACATCGACTGCTACCGGCTTCGGGCCTTCAACCTTTGGGACAATCAACAACACTGGTGGCCTTTTTGGGAGCACCCAGAATAAACCAG GTGGACTCTTCGGGACCGGGACCTTCAACCAGACAGCAACCCCCTCCACAAACACAGGGTTTGGCTTTGGGACATCAACGGGTACAACAAACTCCCTATTTGGGGCCACGAACACAGGAGGCGGCCTCTTCTCCTCTCAGAGCAATGCATTCGGTCAGACGAAGCCGTCCACCTTCAGCA GCTTTGGGACGGGCACAAACAGCACTAGCCTTTTTGGTAGCACACAAACCACTGCGAACCCCTTTGGAGGAACGTCAAGCACACTTTTTGGAACCTCTACGTTCTCTGCGGCTCCGACCGGAACCACCATAAAGTTCAAT GCACCTTCTGGAACAGACACCATGGCAAAGGGCGGTGTTACCACAAACATCAGTACCAAGCACCAGTGCATCACCGCCATGAAGGAGTACGAGAGCAAGTCGCTAGAG GAGCTGCGTCTGGAAGATTATCAGGCCAACAGAAAGGGGCCCCAGAATCCGGTGGCTGCAGCGACAGGTACCAGCCTATTTGGGGCATCCACAGCCACATCGAGCGCCCCCACAGGCCTGTTTGGCGCCACGCCCTCCAGCAGCAACTTTTCATTTGGGAACAAAAATGCCTTTGGACAAA ctaccagcaCCTTTGGAGCGAACACAGGAGGTCTTTTCGGCCAGCCCGCCGCCCAGCCGGCCACTAGCTTATTTAATAAGCCTTTCGGCCAAGCTACCACCACGCAGAACACCGGCTTTTCGTTTGGAAACACGAACACGCTGGGGCAGGCGAGCACAATG GGTCTTTTTGGAAGCACTCAACCCACCCAGTCCACCGGCCTCTTTGGCACTTCCACCAGCACTAATGCAGGATCGGCGTTTGGAGCTGGGGCCGGTTTGTTTGGACAGACTAACGCCACGCCGTTCGGAGGTGTTGGAAGTTCG ACCCTGTTCAATACCAAGCCAGCTGGATTTGGGACGACCACGACCAGCGCCCCTGCGTTTGGCACCGCTTCCGGAGGACTCTTCG GTTTCGGCGCCAATAATACCGGCAGCAGTCTCTTTGGGAATAAGACCGCTCCAGGGACACTTGGTGCAGGCCTTGGCACCGGATTTGGACAAG GTCTGAACACGGGCCAGACGTCGCTGTTTGGGAGCAATCAGCCAAAACTTGGTGGCACGCTTGGCACAGGCACCTTTGGTTCTACTGGGTTTAATGCAGCCAACGCAGGACTGGGGTTCGGGGGTCCTCAAGCTCCTGTGG CTTTGGCTGATCCCAACGCGGCGGCGCAGCAGCTGGTTCTTCAGCAGCAGCTCACTGCTCTGGCCTATTCTCCATATGGAGACTCGCCCCTCTTCAGAAATCCTATTTCAGACCCAAAGAAGAAGGAGGAG CGCCTGAAGCCCACTAATCCGGCAGCACAGAAAGCCCTTACCACCCCCACACACTACAAGCTCACCCCTCGACCAGCTACCAAAGTGCGCCCCAAAGCACTGCAGACCGCGGGAACCGCAAAGACGCAACTGTTCGACGGGTTGGACGATGATGAGCCGTCCCTGTCCAGCGGAGCCTTCATGCCTAG GAAGAGCATTAAGAAATTGGTGCTGAAAAACCTGAACATCAGCAATCTGGCCTCGCCGTCACGTAGTGAGCAGGACGAGGCGTCCTCTCCAGCCAGATACCCGGAGAACGATGACGG AGTCCATGAGCATAACGGCCCTGAAGTGGACGGACACGACGAAGTGTCCGAAttctaccctcctcctccatctaaGCTGCTCCCTCAGAGTCTGGAGAAGAAGCGCATGAACAGCGGTATGGATGACACCATTGTGGCGCTGAACATGCGCAACGCTCTCAGGAACAGCCTGGATGGCAGTGCAGAGGAGAGTTCCctcacagaggaggacatcctccaTGATGTGCCCCCTCACCCTGCCG GCATTGTGCTAACAAGAGAAGGTTACTACACAATCCCCTCCATGGAGGAACTGGCCAAGATGATTGATGAGGACGGAAAGTGCTTTGTGGAAGGCTTCACTGTTGGCCGTCGAG GTTATGGATCGATCTATTTTGAAGGACTGGTCGACCTGACCAACCTGAACCTGGATGAAATAGTCCATGTTCGAAATAAGGAGGTGATTGTGTATACAGACGACGGGAATAAGCCGCCTGTGGGTGAAGGGCTGAACAG GGCTGCGGAGGTGACCCTGAACGAGGTGTGGCCAATCGACAAGACCACCCGCTCCCTGATAAAGAGCCCTGAGCGGCTGGAGGAGATGAATTATAAGAGCAAGCTGGAAGCCGCCTCCCGAAAACAAGGGGCCCAATTTaaggagtaccgtccagagacgggCTCCTGGGTGTTCAAG GTGAAGCATTTCTCCAAGTACGGGCTGCAAgactcggatgaggaagaggaagatGCCACATCCACCGCTGAAACCAAGAAGATGAAGGCGGCTGCCCTCCCCCCTCCTGGACAGCAGCCGCCCCAACAGCAGGCTGTACTTACTGGGAGACCTACCCCTCCACCGCAG AGCCTggcggaggaggagctggggcggGTGTGGTCtgcagtgccctctagtggtcaggTGGCTAACCCTCTTGTCTGTACTGTTAGAGCCTggcggaggaggagctggggcggGTGTGGTCtgcagtgccctctagtggtcaggtggctaaccctctgttgtctgttctGTTAG